In Altererythrobacter rubellus, the following are encoded in one genomic region:
- the ispH gene encoding 4-hydroxy-3-methylbut-2-enyl diphosphate reductase — translation MNALFQQAESGENSPALKLLIAAPRGFCAGVDRAIEIVEKALERYGAPVFVRHEIVHNKYVVEDLKAKGAIFVEELDEVPDDAPVVFSAHGVPKSVPAEAERRKLIYVDATCPLVSKVHRQAERQIEKNRHIIFVGHADHPEVIGTMGQVEPGQMTLVETVEDVARLEFAESDDLSFLTQTTLSVDDTREILEALQARFPQIVGPKAEDICYATSNRQAAVKKIAPESDLVLVIGAPNSSNSLRLVEVAERLGTKAYLIQRADEIDPEWLNGVETIGLTAGASAPEKLVREVIDRFSQWRDVKEETVKAAEEKMVFKLPRQLLE, via the coding sequence ATGAACGCGCTCTTTCAACAAGCAGAATCGGGGGAAAATAGCCCCGCCCTCAAACTCTTGATCGCAGCCCCGCGGGGGTTTTGCGCCGGAGTAGACCGTGCAATCGAGATCGTTGAAAAGGCGCTCGAACGGTATGGCGCACCCGTGTTTGTGCGGCATGAGATCGTCCATAACAAATACGTTGTGGAAGATTTGAAGGCCAAGGGCGCGATCTTTGTCGAAGAGCTGGACGAAGTGCCCGATGATGCACCGGTGGTATTCAGCGCACATGGTGTGCCCAAATCAGTCCCGGCGGAGGCTGAACGCCGCAAATTGATATATGTCGATGCGACATGCCCTTTGGTGAGCAAAGTTCACCGTCAGGCGGAACGCCAGATCGAAAAGAACCGCCATATCATCTTTGTTGGCCATGCCGACCATCCGGAAGTAATCGGAACCATGGGGCAGGTTGAACCGGGCCAAATGACACTGGTGGAAACGGTTGAAGACGTTGCGAGGCTTGAGTTCGCAGAGAGTGATGACCTGTCATTCCTTACACAGACCACCCTTTCAGTCGACGATACCCGAGAAATTCTCGAAGCCCTACAAGCCCGCTTTCCTCAGATTGTGGGACCCAAGGCCGAGGATATTTGTTACGCGACATCGAACCGGCAGGCAGCGGTAAAAAAGATCGCGCCTGAAAGCGATCTGGTGCTGGTCATCGGCGCGCCCAACAGTTCGAATTCTCTGCGGCTGGTCGAAGTGGCAGAGCGTCTGGGGACGAAAGCATATTTGATCCAGCGCGCAGACGAAATTGATCCTGAGTGGCTCAACGGTGTCGAGACGATCGGTCTCACCGCGGGCGCCTCGGCTCCGGAGAAGCTGGTCCGCGAAGTTATTGACCGTTTCAGCCAATGGCGCGACGTGAAAGAAGAAACGGTCAAGGCGGCAGAAGAGAAAATGGTCTTCAAATTGCCGCGGCAATTGCTTGAATAG
- a CDS encoding homoserine kinase, producing MAVYTHLGAEELAELIATYDVGELVSAKGIAEGVSNSNWIIETSGSDGTGARFILTMYERRIELSDLPFFLSLLDHLAARDCPVPGTIHDREGAAFRMIGDKAVALIEYLPGVSVDHPTANQAHSVGKALAQMHLAVDDFEHQRHQTMGLAEWDHTINRCGAEALDRIDPALADFAFDELGVLAGDWPGGLPHGVVHCDLFPDNVLMLGDEVSGLIDFYFAATDFIAYDLAVTHAAWSFERGGHSYRPEIGAALLRGYQSVRELSAAELAAMPVFVRGACMRFISSRAADWLDTPDGALVARKDPMDFVRRSQFYASSGSALFTPHV from the coding sequence ATGGCGGTTTACACACATCTCGGAGCAGAAGAGCTCGCGGAGCTGATCGCAACATATGATGTTGGCGAACTCGTTTCTGCCAAGGGCATTGCCGAGGGCGTGTCGAACAGCAATTGGATCATCGAGACAAGCGGGAGCGATGGCACTGGCGCGCGCTTCATCTTGACCATGTACGAACGGCGGATCGAACTATCGGACCTGCCGTTTTTCTTGTCTTTGCTTGATCATCTGGCTGCAAGGGATTGCCCGGTGCCAGGCACAATCCATGATCGTGAAGGCGCTGCATTCCGGATGATCGGTGACAAGGCAGTTGCCCTCATCGAGTATCTGCCTGGCGTCTCTGTGGACCACCCAACGGCCAATCAAGCTCACTCCGTAGGCAAAGCGCTTGCGCAAATGCATCTGGCGGTCGATGATTTTGAACATCAGCGACATCAAACCATGGGTCTTGCCGAATGGGACCACACAATCAATCGTTGCGGCGCCGAAGCGCTGGACAGAATTGACCCGGCACTGGCAGACTTTGCGTTTGATGAGCTTGGTGTACTGGCAGGCGATTGGCCCGGTGGTTTGCCGCACGGTGTCGTGCATTGCGATCTGTTTCCGGACAATGTTCTGATGTTGGGTGATGAGGTTAGCGGCCTGATCGATTTCTACTTCGCAGCGACAGACTTCATTGCCTACGATCTGGCCGTGACGCATGCCGCGTGGAGCTTTGAGCGCGGCGGGCATAGCTATCGACCAGAGATCGGAGCAGCCTTGTTGAGAGGGTACCAATCGGTCCGCGAATTGAGCGCGGCCGAATTGGCGGCCATGCCGGTATTTGTTCGCGGGGCATGCATGCGGTTTATTTCATCACGCGCTGCAGATTGGCTCGATACACCTGACGGCGCCTTGGTCGCACGCAAGGACCCGATGGATTTTGTCCGCCGGTCCCAATTCTATGCAAGCTCCGGATCAGCACTGTTCACACCACATGTCTGA
- the rnhA gene encoding ribonuclease HI, which produces MRQVEIFTDGACKGNPGPGGWGALLRMGKHEKELSGSELGTTNNRMEMTAVIEALNALTEPCRISLYSDSKYVIDGITKWVGGWQKRGWKTAAKKPVLNADLWHDLIEAAARHEIEWNWVKAHTGHPENERVDQLASERAEQVGRGE; this is translated from the coding sequence ATGCGACAGGTTGAGATCTTCACGGACGGTGCCTGTAAGGGCAACCCCGGCCCCGGAGGCTGGGGGGCGCTGCTGCGGATGGGCAAGCATGAAAAGGAATTGTCCGGTAGCGAGCTGGGCACCACCAACAATCGGATGGAGATGACCGCGGTGATTGAGGCACTCAATGCCCTGACCGAGCCTTGCCGGATATCTCTCTATTCAGACAGTAAATATGTGATTGATGGAATCACGAAATGGGTTGGCGGCTGGCAAAAGCGCGGCTGGAAAACGGCGGCGAAAAAGCCGGTGCTGAATGCAGATTTATGGCACGATCTAATTGAGGCAGCCGCAAGGCATGAAATCGAATGGAATTGGGTCAAAGCGCACACCGGACACCCTGAGAACGAGCGGGTTGACCAGCTGGCAAGCGAAAGGGCCGAGCAAGTCGGACGAGGCGAGTAA
- a CDS encoding YegP family protein, producing the protein MAHRFEIRKNKKGEFVSYFIYNSETIWWTEGYSSKASANNAIASVLKNGPNAEVVDNY; encoded by the coding sequence ATGGCGCACCGCTTCGAAATTCGCAAAAACAAGAAAGGCGAATTCGTTTCGTATTTCATCTACAATTCGGAAACGATCTGGTGGACTGAAGGCTACAGCTCGAAGGCAAGCGCGAATAACGCGATTGCGTCTGTTCTGAAGAACGGGCCGAATGCAGAGGTCGTCGACAACTACTGA
- a CDS encoding NAD(P)/FAD-dependent oxidoreductase: MTEQFDVAIIGAGMAGASLAAEVGASVRVLLLEAEDVPGYHSTGRSAAFWETCYGGPEIVPLTMASGGYLREHGFLSDRGALYLAREADQPLIDEFVMRFADTGAEFEQIDRATLDEMVPGLRPEWDRAILQRACADIDVAGLHAHYLARAKRNGVEPNCRARVRDLNAFPDGWDIQCEDGRRYTSRIVVNAAGAWADALAKLAGATPLGIQPLRRTVVQLRTDPPLSPDQPLCLDISGSFYFKPESGGRLWLSPHDETPTDPCDAVPEEFDVALAIDRFQNVTEWNVERVERKWAGLRSFAPDRRPVYGFDPRIENFFWFAGQGGYGIQTAPAAARLGAQLLLGKGRDELTRGLDLALYCPDRFC; this comes from the coding sequence GTGACCGAACAATTCGACGTTGCGATTATTGGTGCTGGAATGGCAGGCGCGAGTTTAGCGGCTGAGGTCGGCGCATCAGTGCGCGTCTTGCTTCTCGAAGCTGAAGATGTGCCGGGCTATCACTCGACCGGGCGGTCCGCCGCATTCTGGGAAACCTGCTATGGCGGTCCGGAGATTGTCCCTCTGACAATGGCCTCGGGCGGTTATCTAAGAGAGCACGGATTCTTGAGCGACCGCGGCGCGCTTTATCTCGCGCGCGAGGCGGATCAGCCGCTTATTGATGAATTTGTCATGCGCTTTGCGGACACGGGAGCCGAGTTCGAACAGATTGATCGAGCAACTTTGGATGAAATGGTGCCTGGCCTTCGTCCCGAATGGGACCGTGCGATCTTGCAGCGTGCATGTGCAGATATCGATGTGGCAGGGCTGCATGCGCATTACCTCGCACGAGCCAAACGAAATGGCGTCGAACCCAATTGCCGAGCTCGTGTGCGGGACCTGAATGCTTTTCCCGATGGCTGGGACATTCAATGCGAAGATGGTCGGCGCTATACATCAAGAATCGTCGTCAACGCAGCGGGGGCGTGGGCAGATGCCTTGGCAAAGCTGGCCGGGGCAACTCCGTTGGGTATCCAGCCTTTGCGTCGCACGGTGGTTCAGCTTCGCACCGATCCGCCATTGTCACCTGACCAGCCATTGTGTCTGGATATCTCCGGCAGTTTCTATTTCAAACCGGAAAGCGGGGGCCGGTTGTGGCTTAGCCCCCATGATGAAACCCCCACCGATCCGTGCGATGCTGTGCCTGAAGAATTCGACGTAGCGCTTGCTATTGATCGGTTCCAGAACGTGACAGAATGGAACGTAGAGAGGGTAGAGCGCAAATGGGCGGGGCTGCGCAGCTTCGCACCTGATCGCCGGCCGGTTTACGGGTTTGATCCCCGCATCGAGAATTTTTTCTGGTTTGCAGGTCAGGGCGGCTACGGGATTCAAACCGCACCTGCCGCCGCGCGATTGGGCGCACAATTGTTGCTTGGGAAAGGGCGAGACGAATTGACTAGAGGCCTTGATCTGGCGCTCTATTGTCCGGATCGCTTTTGCTAA
- a CDS encoding alpha/beta hydrolase produces MSETALEQINRRAIPVHATESFWTAQDGHKIRRIDWPGLETGGTPRGSILFFPGRGDNYEKYLETLEEWHRAGWRVTAADWRGQAGSGRLGNDAVTGHVDDLATWIDDLQSFWTDWKAATPRPHILSAHSMGGHLVLRGIAERKVDPDAMVLSAPMLGFVGSIPSAIGHLAAKLMCAIGDPKRPAWKWNEKPGVVPAGRQALLTGDDDRYEDEQWWRNERPELVMGPGSWGWVERSYASMRCLFAPGLLESVDTSVLLLGTSNDKLVSMRAIEEAAERLPAGELVRFGEEAQHEILRDTDAVRERAKTAIDEFLDRVALQK; encoded by the coding sequence GTGAGCGAAACAGCCTTGGAACAGATCAACCGCCGCGCCATTCCCGTCCATGCAACCGAGAGTTTCTGGACTGCTCAAGACGGTCACAAGATCCGCCGGATCGATTGGCCCGGTCTGGAAACAGGCGGCACGCCGCGCGGTTCGATCCTGTTCTTTCCCGGGCGCGGCGATAATTACGAGAAGTACCTTGAGACGCTGGAAGAGTGGCATCGGGCCGGCTGGCGCGTGACGGCCGCGGATTGGCGCGGGCAAGCGGGCTCCGGCCGATTGGGGAATGATGCGGTAACCGGCCATGTGGATGACCTCGCGACTTGGATTGATGATCTTCAATCCTTCTGGACGGACTGGAAGGCAGCGACTCCGAGGCCGCACATACTTTCTGCACATTCTATGGGCGGACATTTGGTCTTGCGGGGTATTGCGGAACGCAAAGTCGATCCCGACGCAATGGTTCTGTCCGCACCGATGTTGGGCTTTGTGGGTTCAATACCATCTGCAATCGGGCACCTTGCCGCTAAGCTTATGTGCGCGATCGGGGACCCAAAGCGCCCGGCATGGAAGTGGAACGAAAAGCCCGGCGTTGTGCCGGCTGGTCGGCAAGCGCTTCTGACGGGCGATGATGATCGCTATGAGGATGAGCAATGGTGGCGCAACGAACGGCCTGAACTGGTTATGGGGCCGGGAAGCTGGGGCTGGGTTGAGCGAAGTTATGCATCCATGCGGTGCCTGTTTGCGCCGGGCCTATTGGAAAGCGTCGACACCTCCGTGCTGCTATTGGGAACATCGAACGACAAGCTTGTATCCATGCGCGCCATCGAAGAGGCCGCCGAAAGATTGCCAGCGGGTGAGCTGGTGCGTTTTGGCGAGGAAGCTCAGCATGAAATATTGCGCGATACTGATGCCGTGCGGGAGAGGGCAAAGACAGCAATAGACGAGTTTTTGGATCGGGTGGCTCTGCAAAAGTGA
- a CDS encoding A24 family peptidase, with protein sequence MLIEFLYYGLLVGLAIALLFAAFTDLRRRQIDNWLNAGIALAAPVFWWSSGLSIWPGVAMQLGVAVAAFALFAGLFAAKMMGGGDVKLLTALALWIEPTWFLRLLVVMALAGGVLTIVMGGWHIIRRHKNRIAIPYGVAIAIGGLWVLGAQYLPRFNSSSGLG encoded by the coding sequence ATGTTGATTGAATTTCTATACTACGGACTGCTTGTCGGCTTGGCAATCGCGCTGCTGTTCGCGGCGTTCACTGATCTGCGTCGGCGCCAGATCGACAACTGGCTCAATGCCGGAATCGCTCTGGCTGCTCCTGTATTCTGGTGGAGCAGTGGTCTGTCGATCTGGCCGGGCGTCGCCATGCAACTGGGCGTTGCGGTCGCTGCGTTTGCGCTCTTTGCCGGGCTGTTTGCAGCAAAGATGATGGGCGGCGGTGATGTCAAACTGCTCACCGCACTTGCGCTTTGGATCGAGCCGACCTGGTTTCTCAGACTGCTTGTTGTGATGGCGCTCGCCGGCGGCGTGCTGACCATCGTGATGGGCGGTTGGCACATCATCCGCAGACATAAAAATCGGATCGCAATTCCATATGGAGTGGCGATCGCAATCGGCGGTTTGTGGGTGCTTGGCGCACAATATTTACCTCGGTTCAACTCATCTTCTGGATTGGGATGA
- the cpaB gene encoding Flp pilus assembly protein CpaB — protein sequence MDRKKFVLLLLALVVAVGTALAARSMFAGSSAPEVEAAPVPEGPKVLVAQRALPTGTIITADALSFQQWPEELVQDAYFLDGESDINQLLGTVVRHSVTAGEPVTQGSLVSPGDRGFLAAALGPGMRAVTVPVSAKTGVAGFVFPGDRVDLVLTQTVTGDDGQPLKAAETVLRNLRVLATDQATNQETTEDGRTIVRAFKTVTLEVTPTIAEKVAVAQTIGTLSLALRSIADNQAELERAIASGDVVIPDDATREEEERILRAAMNRPAERGTSVSTGGDVSRFQRRTMPVIEAAQPKNADGTPIVPGPKVRVSRGSNTSEVTLGNAGTALNLQNAQNVRAGGQMVPIAGKTVIR from the coding sequence ATGGATAGGAAGAAGTTTGTTTTGCTGCTTTTAGCACTGGTCGTTGCGGTCGGTACAGCATTGGCAGCTCGGAGCATGTTTGCCGGATCTTCGGCACCTGAAGTTGAAGCGGCACCTGTGCCTGAAGGACCAAAGGTTCTCGTGGCGCAGCGCGCACTGCCAACCGGCACTATTATCACTGCGGACGCGTTGAGCTTCCAACAGTGGCCGGAAGAGTTGGTGCAGGACGCATACTTCCTTGATGGCGAATCAGACATCAATCAATTGCTCGGCACGGTTGTTCGGCATTCGGTCACCGCTGGTGAGCCTGTAACGCAAGGCTCTTTGGTGAGCCCTGGCGATCGCGGGTTCCTTGCAGCGGCGCTTGGGCCAGGCATGCGTGCAGTGACGGTTCCAGTGTCTGCAAAGACCGGCGTTGCTGGCTTCGTATTCCCTGGTGACCGGGTTGATCTCGTACTGACACAAACTGTCACCGGCGATGATGGCCAGCCTCTGAAAGCAGCAGAGACCGTTCTCCGCAATCTTCGCGTGTTGGCAACTGACCAAGCAACCAATCAGGAAACTACCGAAGATGGCCGCACCATTGTTCGCGCATTCAAGACTGTTACTTTGGAGGTGACACCGACAATCGCGGAGAAGGTCGCCGTTGCACAGACAATCGGCACGCTCAGCCTCGCCCTGCGCTCAATCGCAGACAATCAGGCGGAACTTGAGCGCGCGATTGCTTCAGGCGACGTTGTCATCCCTGATGACGCTACTCGGGAAGAAGAAGAGCGCATTCTGCGTGCAGCAATGAACCGTCCGGCAGAGCGTGGCACTTCAGTCAGCACTGGCGGTGACGTGTCGCGTTTCCAGCGCCGCACAATGCCGGTGATCGAAGCAGCTCAACCTAAGAACGCCGATGGTACCCCTATCGTACCTGGTCCGAAGGTTCGCGTTTCGCGGGGCAGCAACACCTCCGAGGTAACGCTCGGTAATGCTGGAACCGCACTCAATCTGCAAAACGCTCAAAACGTCCGCGCCGGGGGCCAGATGGTTCCTATCGCCGGCAAAACAGTAATCCGGTGA
- a CDS encoding type II and III secretion system protein family protein: MKSRLTAKLLLASLAFAPLAAAPMTTVTAQTFASPAEEIVISIGRGQLISVPGQMSDVFIANDTIADVQVKSQRQLYVFGKAGGETTIYASNARGDVIWSANIRVGSNIESVDQMLALAMPDAKVSVATMGSDTLLLTGTVGSPEDVSEVERLVQAFVGDDTNVISRMRMATPLQVNLRVRFAEVSRSLVRSIGGNLNTFDGTDGFRFGVSTGREGFLPRWTVNGPVFNGGTEAADGASLVKQNAPGTTISGFDKFLGLDLASALDLAETSGLVTTLSEPNLTALSGETAEFLAGGEFPIPTSQGLGSTSIEYRKYGVSLAYTPTVLSNGRISIRVRPEVSELSSQGAVTINGFQIPALTTRRAETTVELGSGQSFMIAGLMNNNAQSTIDKAPGLGDMPILGNLFRSRSFRKGETELVIVVTPYLVKPVNDRDIRLPTDGFNATTELQQFLGFRSHGANGGERPNPQPGNGGGAPDVGGVTPDAVAPRRAEDENNEGRSAAVATPGFNL, translated from the coding sequence ATGAAAAGTCGCCTGACTGCCAAATTGCTGCTTGCCAGCCTGGCCTTCGCGCCATTGGCTGCGGCACCGATGACGACTGTGACAGCGCAAACCTTCGCTTCACCTGCAGAGGAAATTGTGATCTCGATTGGCCGCGGTCAGTTGATCTCAGTCCCTGGTCAGATGTCAGACGTTTTCATCGCCAATGACACTATTGCCGATGTACAGGTTAAATCCCAGCGTCAGCTGTATGTATTCGGCAAAGCCGGTGGCGAAACCACAATCTACGCCAGTAACGCACGCGGTGATGTGATCTGGTCTGCCAATATTCGCGTTGGTTCAAACATCGAAAGCGTCGACCAGATGCTGGCTCTGGCTATGCCAGATGCAAAAGTCAGCGTCGCCACAATGGGTTCGGACACGCTGCTTTTGACCGGCACAGTAGGCTCGCCTGAGGATGTTTCAGAGGTCGAGCGACTTGTGCAGGCATTCGTTGGTGACGATACCAATGTCATCAGCCGCATGCGCATGGCCACGCCGCTGCAAGTGAACCTGCGTGTTCGCTTTGCAGAGGTCAGCCGTTCGCTGGTTCGATCGATCGGTGGCAACCTGAACACCTTTGACGGCACAGATGGCTTCCGCTTTGGCGTTTCAACTGGTCGTGAAGGTTTCCTTCCACGGTGGACCGTCAATGGGCCGGTATTCAATGGTGGAACTGAAGCTGCCGACGGTGCGTCGCTTGTAAAGCAAAATGCTCCGGGAACGACGATCTCAGGCTTCGACAAGTTCCTGGGTCTTGATCTGGCCAGCGCGCTTGATCTGGCTGAAACAAGCGGCCTTGTTACCACTCTGTCAGAGCCAAACCTGACCGCGCTTTCTGGCGAAACAGCTGAATTTCTGGCGGGCGGAGAATTTCCGATCCCAACCAGCCAGGGCCTTGGTTCGACATCGATCGAATATCGTAAATATGGGGTAAGCCTGGCCTACACACCAACGGTGCTTTCCAACGGCCGGATCTCGATCCGTGTGCGTCCGGAAGTCTCCGAACTGTCGTCGCAAGGTGCAGTGACCATCAACGGCTTCCAGATCCCGGCGCTTACAACACGCCGCGCTGAAACAACCGTTGAGCTTGGTTCAGGCCAGAGCTTCATGATTGCTGGTCTGATGAACAACAACGCTCAGTCTACAATCGACAAGGCGCCAGGGCTTGGTGACATGCCAATTCTTGGCAACCTGTTCCGTTCACGCTCATTCCGTAAGGGCGAGACCGAGCTGGTTATCGTGGTTACTCCATATCTGGTGAAGCCGGTCAACGACCGCGACATCCGCCTCCCAACCGATGGTTTTAACGCGACAACCGAGCTGCAACAGTTCCTTGGTTTCCGCAGTCATGGTGCAAACGGCGGTGAGCGCCCTAACCCGCAACCGGGCAATGGCGGCGGCGCACCTGATGTGGGCGGCGTGACCCCTGATGCAGTGGCGCCTCGCCGTGCCGAAGACGAAAATAACGAGGGTCGTAGCGCAGCTGTCGCGACTCCTGGTTTCAACCTCTAA
- a CDS encoding CpaD family pilus assembly protein — MPFANHSKLAGALALSLGLALGACGGMPTNKSLYSVNQPVVERNNYTFDVQSSQSGLSIADQQRLDGWFEALELGYGDRVSIDDPLASDAVLEAVSQLAGRHGVLLSDEAPVTSGASQPGYARVIVTRSKAHVPGCPNWSATSDMNYNNGTSPNYGCATNSNLAAMIANPEDLIEGQKGTGETVIMSSSKAIETYRDAAPTGAGGLSENATGGN; from the coding sequence ATGCCCTTTGCAAATCACAGCAAGCTAGCAGGCGCACTCGCCCTCTCGCTCGGCCTCGCGCTGGGTGCATGCGGCGGAATGCCAACCAACAAGAGCCTCTACAGCGTCAATCAACCTGTCGTAGAGCGCAACAACTACACATTCGACGTACAGTCGAGCCAGAGCGGCCTCAGCATTGCTGACCAGCAGCGTCTCGATGGATGGTTCGAAGCACTCGAACTGGGCTATGGTGATCGTGTTTCGATTGATGACCCTCTCGCCAGCGATGCTGTGCTCGAAGCCGTCAGTCAATTGGCTGGACGCCACGGCGTACTGCTTTCGGATGAGGCGCCGGTCACCTCTGGCGCATCACAACCAGGCTATGCCCGCGTTATAGTAACGCGTTCGAAAGCTCATGTGCCGGGATGCCCAAATTGGTCGGCTACTTCCGACATGAACTATAACAATGGGACCAGCCCGAACTACGGCTGTGCAACCAACAGTAACCTGGCTGCCATGATCGCAAACCCGGAAGACCTGATCGAAGGTCAAAAGGGTACGGGTGAAACCGTGATCATGAGCTCAAGCAAAGCGATCGAGACATATCGCGATGCGGCTCCGACCGGAGCCGGCGGCCTATCAGAAAACGCAACCGGAGGTAACTAA